A single genomic interval of Mycolicibacterium holsaticum DSM 44478 = JCM 12374 harbors:
- a CDS encoding ABC transporter family substrate-binding protein — translation MKTRGFAAAIVATALVLAGCSGGNEEAPSAGGAAEVGTTNDINPQPRENLREGGNLRLALNDFPPNFNSLHIDGNVGDVGSLMRPTMPRAFRIAADGSATVDTDYFTSVELTSTDPQVVTYTINPEAVWSDGTPITWEDLKSQVDATSGKNDQFAIAATNGSDRVASVERGVDDRQAVITFAEPWADWKGMFAGSTVLTSKVTTATPEAFNKGQLERPGPSAGPFVISELDRGAKRITLTRNPKWWGEPPLLDRITFLVLDDAARIPALQNNTIDATGLATLDEMEIARRTADIAIRRAPGLSWYHFTFNGAPGKILEDPALRRAVAKGIDRKTIAAVTMRGLADNPVPLNNHIYVAGQEGYQDNSGVVSFDPEQARQELDALGWRLNGQFREKDGRQLVIRDVLFDSLGTRQYGQIAQNNLAQIGVKLDLDVRPAAGFFTDFVTVGNFDIAQFAWSGDAFPLASLTQIYRTNAESNFGRISSPEIDAKIEQTVSELDPDKARTLANELDKMLFDEVFSLPLTQSTGNIAVRSNLANFGAFGLADANYSEIGFMK, via the coding sequence ATGAAGACCCGAGGCTTCGCTGCGGCAATTGTGGCTACCGCGTTGGTGCTGGCCGGCTGCTCCGGCGGCAACGAGGAGGCCCCGTCGGCAGGCGGCGCGGCAGAAGTCGGCACCACCAACGACATCAACCCGCAACCGCGGGAAAACCTGCGCGAGGGCGGAAATCTGCGGTTGGCGCTCAACGACTTCCCGCCGAACTTCAACTCGCTGCACATCGACGGCAACGTCGGTGACGTCGGCTCGCTGATGCGCCCGACGATGCCACGCGCGTTCCGGATCGCGGCGGACGGTTCGGCAACGGTGGACACCGACTACTTCACCAGCGTCGAGTTGACCAGCACCGACCCGCAGGTCGTCACCTACACCATCAACCCCGAGGCGGTGTGGAGCGACGGCACGCCGATCACCTGGGAAGACCTCAAATCCCAGGTCGACGCCACCAGCGGCAAGAACGATCAGTTCGCGATCGCAGCGACCAACGGCAGCGACCGCGTCGCCTCGGTCGAGCGCGGCGTCGACGACCGCCAGGCGGTCATCACCTTCGCCGAGCCGTGGGCCGACTGGAAGGGCATGTTCGCCGGCAGCACCGTGCTGACGTCGAAGGTCACGACGGCCACCCCGGAGGCGTTCAACAAGGGTCAGCTCGAGCGCCCAGGGCCGTCGGCCGGCCCGTTCGTCATCTCCGAACTCGACCGCGGCGCCAAACGAATCACGTTGACACGCAACCCGAAATGGTGGGGTGAGCCACCGCTGCTGGACCGCATCACGTTCCTCGTGCTCGACGATGCCGCGCGTATCCCCGCGTTACAGAACAACACCATCGACGCCACCGGCCTGGCCACGCTCGACGAGATGGAGATCGCCAGGCGCACCGCGGATATCGCCATTCGTCGCGCACCGGGCCTGTCCTGGTACCACTTCACGTTCAACGGCGCGCCCGGCAAGATCCTGGAGGATCCGGCGCTGCGCCGGGCCGTCGCCAAGGGCATCGACCGCAAAACGATCGCGGCGGTGACCATGCGTGGGTTGGCCGACAACCCCGTGCCGCTGAACAACCACATTTACGTCGCGGGCCAGGAGGGGTATCAGGACAACAGTGGCGTCGTCTCGTTCGACCCCGAACAGGCCAGACAAGAACTCGACGCGCTGGGCTGGCGGCTCAACGGGCAGTTCCGCGAAAAGGACGGTCGCCAACTGGTGATCCGCGATGTGCTCTTCGACTCGCTTGGCACCCGGCAGTACGGGCAGATCGCGCAGAACAACCTCGCCCAGATCGGGGTGAAACTCGACCTCGATGTCCGGCCGGCCGCCGGTTTCTTCACCGATTTCGTCACCGTCGGGAACTTCGACATCGCCCAATTCGCTTGGAGCGGTGATGCGTTCCCGCTGGCAAGCTTGACCCAGATCTATCGCACCAACGCCGAGAGCAACTTCGGCAGGATCAGCAGCCCGGAAATCGACGCCAAGATCGAGCAGACCGTTTCGGAGCTGGATCCCGACAAGGCCCGCACGCTGGCCAACGAGTTGGACAAGATGCTGTTCGACGAGGTGTTCAGCCTGCCGCTGACGCAGTCGACCGGAAACATCGCCGTGCGAAGCAACTTGGCCAACTTCGGCGCGTTCGGGCTGGCCGATGCGAACTACTCCGAGATCGGCTTCATGAAGTAA
- a CDS encoding dipeptide ABC transporter ATP-binding protein: MSLLQVRDLTVAFPTDTASVNAVRGMNFDVHPREVVALVGESGAGKSATAMAVVGLLPEYAEVSGSIRLHDDELIGLSDARMSGIRGKTIGTVFQDPMSALTPVYTVGDQIAEAITIHQRGTTRRAAGTRAVELLDLVGIAQPEQRSRAFPHELSGGERQRVVIAIAIANNPDLLICDEPTTALDVTVQQQVLEVLKTARDVTGAGVLIITHDLGVVAEFADRALVMYAGRAVEVATVEELYRNRRMPYTVGLLGSVPRLDAAQGARLVPIPGAPPSLAALPPGCPFTPRCPLAIEACSAAEPELVPVNPAAAPGAAPAATPESAHLAACIRTEHVAGRSAAELYGVSTEPPPAQPAEDVPVVLRVQDLVKTYKLTKGVVFRRQVGEVRAVDGVSFELPRGRTLGIVGESGSGKSTTLHEILELAPPQSGSIEVLGADVASLDRRARRALRGDLQVVFQDPVASLDPRLPVFDVLSEPLRANGFDKAHTETRIRELLDIVGLQAQDAARYPAEFSGGQKQRIGIARALALQPKILALDEPVSALDVSIQAGIINLLLDLQDRFGLSYLFVSHDLSVVKHLAHRVAVMYKGSIVEQGDGDQVFTNPRHDYTRRLLAAVPQPAVNRG, translated from the coding sequence ATGAGCCTGCTGCAGGTCCGCGACCTGACCGTCGCCTTTCCCACCGACACCGCATCGGTGAACGCGGTGCGCGGCATGAACTTTGACGTCCACCCGCGCGAGGTGGTGGCTCTGGTCGGTGAATCCGGTGCCGGAAAGTCGGCCACCGCGATGGCCGTCGTCGGGCTGCTGCCCGAGTACGCCGAGGTGTCCGGGTCGATCCGGCTGCACGACGACGAGCTGATCGGGCTGTCTGATGCGCGGATGTCGGGTATCCGCGGCAAGACCATCGGCACGGTGTTTCAGGATCCGATGTCGGCCCTCACGCCGGTCTACACCGTCGGTGACCAGATCGCCGAGGCGATCACCATCCACCAGCGCGGCACCACCCGCCGCGCGGCTGGAACCCGCGCCGTCGAGTTGCTCGACCTGGTCGGCATCGCCCAGCCCGAACAACGCTCGCGCGCATTTCCCCATGAACTGTCCGGCGGTGAGCGCCAGCGGGTGGTCATCGCGATCGCCATCGCCAACAACCCCGATCTGTTGATCTGCGACGAACCGACGACCGCGCTGGACGTCACCGTGCAGCAGCAGGTCCTCGAGGTGCTCAAGACCGCGCGCGACGTGACCGGCGCCGGGGTGCTGATCATCACCCACGACCTCGGCGTGGTGGCCGAGTTCGCCGACCGCGCGCTGGTGATGTACGCCGGCCGGGCCGTCGAGGTGGCCACCGTGGAAGAGCTGTACCGCAACCGCCGGATGCCCTACACCGTCGGGCTGCTCGGCTCGGTGCCGCGGCTCGACGCCGCGCAGGGCGCGCGGCTGGTGCCCATTCCCGGGGCGCCGCCGTCGCTGGCCGCGCTGCCGCCCGGCTGCCCGTTCACCCCGCGCTGCCCGCTGGCCATCGAGGCGTGCAGCGCCGCCGAACCGGAGCTTGTCCCGGTGAATCCGGCGGCCGCCCCCGGAGCCGCCCCGGCGGCGACACCGGAATCCGCTCACCTGGCGGCGTGCATCCGTACCGAACACGTCGCCGGTCGCAGCGCCGCCGAACTCTACGGGGTATCCACTGAGCCGCCCCCGGCGCAACCTGCCGAGGATGTGCCCGTCGTGCTGCGCGTGCAGGACCTGGTCAAGACCTACAAGCTGACCAAGGGCGTGGTGTTCCGCAGGCAGGTCGGCGAGGTGCGCGCCGTCGACGGCGTCAGCTTCGAGCTGCCACGGGGTCGCACGCTGGGGATCGTCGGCGAATCCGGATCGGGCAAGTCGACCACCCTGCACGAGATCCTCGAACTGGCTCCGCCGCAGTCGGGTTCGATCGAGGTGCTCGGCGCCGACGTCGCGTCGTTGGATCGCCGCGCCCGCCGGGCCCTGCGTGGCGACCTGCAGGTGGTGTTCCAGGATCCGGTCGCGTCGCTGGATCCGCGACTACCGGTGTTCGATGTGCTGTCAGAGCCGTTGCGGGCCAACGGCTTCGACAAGGCCCACACGGAGACCCGGATTCGCGAACTGCTGGACATCGTCGGGTTGCAGGCTCAAGACGCCGCGCGGTACCCGGCGGAATTCTCCGGTGGGCAGAAGCAGCGCATCGGCATTGCCCGTGCGCTGGCCCTGCAACCGAAGATCCTCGCGCTCGATGAACCGGTGTCGGCGCTGGACGTCTCGATCCAGGCCGGCATCATCAACCTGCTGCTGGATCTGCAGGACCGCTTCGGGCTGTCCTACCTGTTCGTCTCGCACGACCTTTCCGTCGTCAAACACCTCGCCCATCGGGTCGCCGTCATGTACAAGGGCAGCATCGTCGAGCAGGGCGACGGCGATCAGGTCTTCACCAACCCCCGCCACGACTACACCCGCCGGTTGCTGGCTGCGGTGCCGCAGCCCGCGGTCAATCGCGGCTAG
- a CDS encoding helix-turn-helix domain-containing protein: protein MARAATTSRSPEHSPGSADLLLDGLAANFVDGYPAAVPYLRDAIEIFGDGMSGAEELRWMWLINEAALHLWDDRRWATLSERFLFLARSAGAMNQLPLALSTRAMLLLFTGDLAGAGTFIDEQRILTEATGSSLAPYTAMTHAALRGWRAETLMLVDKTAVEASRRGEGISIAVAEWTAALLHNGFGDYPEAMAAAERALDHQEYPDRHYPGVANWAAAELIEAATRAGRTDKATEAMQWIARMTAASGTDWALGVQMRSRALLADDDAADALYLESVNHLRRSRVRTELGRSHLLYGEWLRRQRRRTDARTHLRIAYDLFDTIGMHAFADRARRELQATGVTARKHATAAGGQQLTPQEAQVARLASEGLSNREIGARLFISARTVQYHLRKVFTKLGITSRNQLHRTLPAALAAGGVSSASSPS, encoded by the coding sequence GTGGCGCGGGCGGCGACCACATCCCGCTCACCGGAGCACAGCCCGGGATCCGCCGACCTCCTCCTCGACGGGCTGGCGGCGAACTTCGTCGACGGATATCCCGCGGCCGTGCCCTACCTGCGCGACGCGATCGAGATCTTCGGCGACGGTATGTCCGGCGCCGAAGAACTGCGCTGGATGTGGTTGATCAACGAGGCAGCGCTGCATCTGTGGGACGACCGACGCTGGGCCACGCTGTCGGAACGGTTTCTCTTCCTCGCCCGCTCGGCCGGTGCCATGAACCAGCTGCCGCTGGCGTTGAGCACCCGCGCCATGCTGCTTCTGTTCACCGGAGACCTCGCCGGCGCAGGGACGTTCATCGACGAGCAACGCATTCTGACCGAGGCGACCGGAAGCAGCCTCGCTCCCTACACCGCGATGACGCACGCCGCGCTGCGCGGCTGGCGTGCCGAGACACTGATGCTCGTCGACAAGACCGCCGTCGAAGCATCCCGGCGAGGAGAGGGGATTTCGATAGCGGTCGCCGAGTGGACCGCAGCCCTGCTGCACAACGGTTTTGGCGACTATCCGGAGGCGATGGCCGCAGCGGAGCGCGCCCTTGACCACCAGGAGTATCCCGATCGTCACTACCCGGGTGTAGCCAATTGGGCCGCCGCCGAGCTCATCGAAGCGGCGACACGCGCCGGGAGGACCGACAAGGCGACCGAAGCGATGCAGTGGATCGCGCGGATGACGGCCGCCTCGGGAACCGACTGGGCGCTCGGGGTTCAGATGCGCTCGCGTGCACTGCTTGCCGACGACGATGCCGCCGACGCGCTTTACCTCGAATCGGTCAATCACCTTCGGCGCAGCCGCGTTCGCACCGAACTCGGGCGATCCCATCTGCTTTACGGGGAATGGCTGCGACGTCAACGCCGGCGCACCGACGCGCGCACGCACTTGCGCATCGCCTATGACCTGTTCGACACCATCGGGATGCACGCGTTCGCCGACCGGGCCCGACGCGAGCTACAGGCCACCGGCGTAACGGCCCGTAAACACGCGACCGCCGCCGGCGGCCAACAGCTGACCCCGCAGGAAGCCCAGGTGGCTCGGCTGGCGTCTGAGGGGCTGTCCAACCGGGAAATCGGTGCCAGGCTGTTCATCAGTGCCCGCACGGTTCAGTACCACCTGCGCAAGGTGTTCACGAAGCTCGGCATCACCTCACGCAATCAACTGCACCGCACTCTTCCCGCCGCCCTCGCCGCCGGCGGCGTCTCTTCGGCTTCGTCGCCGTCGTAG
- a CDS encoding beta-class carbonic anhydrase encodes MSVTDDYLKNNEEYAKTFSGPLPMPPSKHVAIVACMDARLNIYGMLGIGDGEAHIIRNAGGVITDDEIRSLAISQRLLGTREIVLIHHTDCGMLTFTDDEFKRAIQEETGIKPGWAPESFPDPAEDVRQSLRRIEASPFVVLHESLRGFVFDVATGKLNEVTL; translated from the coding sequence ATGTCCGTGACCGATGACTACCTGAAGAACAACGAGGAATACGCGAAGACGTTCTCCGGCCCGCTGCCGATGCCGCCCAGCAAACACGTGGCGATCGTGGCGTGTATGGATGCGCGCCTCAACATCTACGGGATGCTCGGTATCGGCGACGGCGAGGCGCACATCATCCGCAACGCCGGCGGTGTGATCACCGACGACGAGATCCGGTCCTTGGCGATCAGCCAGCGGCTGCTCGGGACCAGGGAGATCGTCCTGATCCACCACACCGACTGCGGAATGCTGACCTTCACCGACGACGAGTTCAAGCGGGCGATCCAGGAGGAAACCGGGATCAAACCCGGGTGGGCGCCCGAATCATTCCCCGACCCCGCCGAGGACGTGCGTCAGTCCCTGCGCCGGATCGAGGCCAGCCCGTTCGTCGTCCTGCACGAATCGCTGCGCGGTTTCGTCTTCGACGTCGCGACCGGCAAGCTCAACGAGGTCACCCTCTAG
- a CDS encoding ABC transporter permease, with translation MTRYLARRLLNYVVLLVLASFLTFGLASVAFNPLENLLQRNPRPPQAVIENKRLELNLDKPIPVRYVHWASGAVRGDFGTTIGGQPVTDELWRRIGVSLRLVVIGSVFGAAIGVVAGAWSAIRQYQMSDRLITLLSFLLISTPTFVLAPLLMLSAERVNSLLGFQLFEYIGETSPNAIVGTWNQVVDRLQHLVLPSVTLALSAIAGYSRYQRNAMLDVLGQDFIRTARAKGLTRQRALFKHGLRTALIPMATLFAYSVAGLFTGAVFVEMIFGWHGIGEWFVYGVNTQDTNITVAITVFAGIIVLVAGVLSDVILAALDPRVRVR, from the coding sequence ATGACGCGGTATCTGGCCCGTCGGCTGCTGAACTACGTCGTCCTGCTGGTCCTGGCATCGTTTCTGACCTTCGGGCTGGCCTCGGTGGCCTTCAATCCGCTGGAGAACCTGCTGCAGCGAAATCCGCGGCCGCCGCAGGCCGTGATCGAGAACAAGCGACTCGAGTTGAACCTCGACAAGCCGATACCCGTGCGCTACGTGCACTGGGCGTCCGGGGCGGTCCGCGGTGACTTCGGGACCACCATCGGTGGGCAACCGGTGACCGACGAACTGTGGCGCCGCATCGGGGTGAGCCTGCGGTTGGTCGTCATCGGCTCGGTGTTCGGCGCGGCGATCGGCGTCGTCGCCGGCGCGTGGAGCGCGATCAGGCAGTACCAGATGAGCGACCGGCTCATCACGCTGCTGTCGTTTCTGCTGATCAGTACCCCGACGTTCGTGTTGGCGCCGTTGCTGATGCTCTCCGCGGAGCGGGTCAACAGCCTGCTGGGATTTCAGCTGTTCGAATACATCGGCGAAACGTCACCGAACGCGATCGTCGGCACCTGGAACCAGGTTGTGGACCGGCTCCAGCACCTGGTGTTGCCGTCGGTCACGCTGGCGCTCAGCGCCATTGCGGGCTACAGCCGCTATCAACGCAACGCAATGCTCGACGTGCTGGGTCAGGATTTCATCCGCACCGCCCGCGCCAAGGGGCTGACCCGGCAGCGCGCGTTGTTCAAGCACGGGTTGCGCACCGCGCTGATCCCGATGGCCACGCTGTTCGCCTACAGCGTCGCCGGACTGTTCACCGGCGCGGTGTTCGTCGAGATGATCTTCGGCTGGCACGGCATCGGTGAGTGGTTCGTGTACGGCGTCAACACCCAGGACACCAACATCACCGTGGCCATCACGGTGTTCGCCGGGATCATCGTCCTGGTGGCCGGGGTGCTGTCCGACGTCATCCTGGCCGCCCTCGACCCGAGAGTGCGGGTGCGATGA
- a CDS encoding alpha/beta hydrolase has protein sequence MAMNARRRRTHDKLAGLPGVRPVRRPVRPGADDRFDLYYVRAGRKSTHPLLLIPGGPGAASVALYRGFRRRAAAAGLDVIMVEHRGVGLSRHDDSGADLPPEAITIEQVVDDIAAVLDDAGVDKAVVYGTSYGSYVAAGVGVRHPGRVHAMVLDSPVLSAGDIHAVRDATRRLLWDGADPETADLAPKVRLLVDDGVLTPAATNLATAVYGFAGPDLLGRQLDLLLAGRRWLWSVMDKASRFVVDRKAPYRNEPDLVGRIAYRELNYGATPDGRPLDPAVAYRESALQATEFVAEPYDLASEMPKFRWPTVVISGGRDLITPPAVARRVASLIPDAVLVTLATAGHSIVDIRERAALDILDALYTGRAQTLPARSATLDSRPSGLGIRALLWGVAAGTALESALPVAVPQMVHRVTS, from the coding sequence ATGGCCATGAACGCCCGGCGCCGGCGCACCCACGACAAGCTCGCGGGGCTGCCGGGGGTGCGGCCGGTCCGCCGTCCGGTCCGGCCCGGCGCTGACGACCGGTTCGACCTCTACTACGTGCGTGCCGGGCGCAAGTCGACGCATCCGCTGCTGCTCATCCCCGGCGGCCCCGGCGCCGCGTCGGTGGCGCTGTACCGGGGGTTTCGCCGCCGCGCGGCGGCCGCGGGCCTGGACGTGATCATGGTCGAGCACCGCGGCGTCGGGCTCTCCCGCCACGACGACAGCGGCGCGGACCTGCCGCCCGAGGCCATCACGATCGAGCAGGTTGTCGATGACATCGCCGCGGTGCTCGACGACGCGGGCGTGGACAAGGCCGTCGTCTACGGCACCTCGTACGGAAGCTATGTGGCAGCTGGCGTCGGGGTGCGCCATCCCGGCCGGGTGCACGCGATGGTGCTGGACTCTCCGGTGCTGTCGGCAGGCGACATCCACGCCGTCCGGGATGCGACCCGACGGCTGCTGTGGGACGGCGCCGATCCCGAGACCGCGGACCTGGCGCCCAAGGTGCGCCTGCTCGTCGACGACGGCGTGTTGACGCCCGCCGCCACGAACCTGGCCACCGCCGTCTACGGGTTCGCCGGCCCCGACCTGCTGGGCCGCCAGTTGGACCTACTGCTCGCCGGCCGGCGGTGGCTGTGGTCCGTGATGGACAAGGCCAGCCGGTTCGTCGTGGACCGCAAGGCGCCGTACCGCAACGAACCGGACCTGGTCGGCCGAATCGCCTACCGCGAACTCAACTACGGCGCCACGCCGGACGGCCGACCGCTGGACCCCGCGGTCGCCTACCGCGAAAGCGCCTTGCAAGCAACGGAGTTCGTCGCAGAACCATACGACCTAGCCAGCGAAATGCCGAAGTTTCGCTGGCCGACGGTGGTGATCTCCGGTGGCCGCGACCTGATCACCCCGCCAGCGGTGGCCCGCCGGGTCGCGTCGCTGATACCGGATGCAGTGCTGGTCACCCTGGCCACCGCGGGCCACAGCATCGTGGATATCCGCGAACGCGCGGCGTTGGACATCCTCGACGCCCTCTACACGGGCAGGGCCCAGACATTGCCCGCCCGCTCGGCCACCTTGGACTCCCGGCCGTCGGGACTGGGGATCCGCGCGTTGCTGTGGGGCGTCGCCGCCGGCACCGCGCTGGAATCAGCGCTGCCCGTTGCCGTTCCGCAGATGGTGCACCGCGTTACTTCATGA
- a CDS encoding sensor histidine kinase: MSSNPPAEGRLTRFRSPRTWSLRSRLLAAQIMLLALVCAAIGVGTIVALQHFLTSQLDAQLGETGRRSAGIFQLGPPPPPGFPPPHGVPRRMIFRDDGGPGPAFLNAPGQAARTVGAVVSAGTPVDAGVVTAEGARAQISAAAAQQLAQVTPDGTPATVDLDGLGRYRVIAMPAHRPAETIVTGLPTSDVDSTLLRVTLIFSVVGAAALIGGTTAGFLIIRHQLAPLARVSDAARQVADLELDRGEVRLPTPIVKVDPASVHTEIGQLGSALNRMLDRIASALSVRHASETRVRQFVADASHELRTPLAAIRGYTELAQRKRDDVPEDVAHAMSRVESEADRMTQLVEDMLLLARLDTGRPLQREPVDLSRLIADTVSDAHVAGPAHRWLLDLPEEPVVIVGDEARLHQVLANLLVNARVHTPAGTSVTTSLTVADGAAVVTVADDGPGIPDWLQPEIFERFARGDSSRSRRGGSTGLGLAIVAAVVKAHAGSIAVQSVPGDTRFEVRLPQQPPSAPARFQSS, translated from the coding sequence ATGTCCTCAAACCCGCCCGCTGAGGGACGGTTGACGCGGTTTCGTTCACCGCGGACATGGTCGCTGCGGTCGCGGCTGCTGGCCGCCCAGATCATGCTGCTGGCGTTGGTGTGCGCGGCGATCGGGGTGGGCACCATCGTTGCGCTGCAACACTTCCTGACCAGCCAGCTCGACGCGCAGCTGGGTGAAACCGGCCGTCGCTCGGCGGGCATTTTCCAGCTGGGCCCACCACCGCCGCCGGGATTTCCACCCCCACACGGCGTTCCGCGACGGATGATCTTCCGCGACGACGGCGGTCCTGGGCCCGCGTTCCTCAACGCGCCGGGGCAGGCCGCGCGCACCGTCGGTGCGGTGGTCTCGGCTGGTACGCCCGTCGACGCGGGCGTTGTCACCGCAGAGGGCGCACGCGCCCAAATCAGCGCGGCGGCAGCACAACAGCTGGCTCAGGTCACACCCGACGGCACGCCTGCGACCGTGGACCTCGACGGGCTCGGCCGCTACCGCGTGATCGCGATGCCCGCACATCGGCCCGCGGAGACGATCGTGACCGGGCTGCCCACCTCCGACGTCGACTCCACGCTGCTGCGGGTGACGTTGATCTTCAGCGTGGTCGGGGCCGCGGCCCTGATCGGCGGAACGACGGCGGGGTTCCTGATCATCCGGCACCAACTCGCCCCGCTGGCACGGGTTTCGGACGCGGCCAGGCAGGTCGCCGACCTCGAACTGGACCGCGGCGAAGTCCGGTTGCCGACGCCGATCGTCAAGGTCGACCCCGCCAGTGTGCACACCGAGATCGGCCAGTTGGGTTCGGCGCTGAACCGGATGCTGGACCGCATCGCGTCGGCCTTGTCGGTGCGGCATGCCAGCGAGACCCGGGTGCGGCAGTTCGTCGCCGACGCCAGCCACGAGTTGCGCACCCCGCTGGCCGCCATTCGCGGCTACACCGAACTCGCGCAACGCAAACGCGACGACGTGCCCGAAGACGTCGCCCACGCAATGAGCCGCGTCGAGTCCGAGGCCGATCGGATGACCCAACTCGTCGAGGACATGCTGCTGCTGGCGCGGCTGGACACCGGCCGACCACTGCAGCGCGAACCGGTGGACCTGTCGCGTCTGATCGCCGACACGGTCAGCGATGCGCACGTCGCCGGCCCGGCGCACCGGTGGTTGCTGGACCTTCCCGAGGAACCGGTCGTCATCGTCGGCGACGAGGCGCGGCTGCATCAGGTGCTCGCCAACCTGCTGGTCAACGCCCGGGTGCATACCCCGGCGGGCACCTCGGTCACCACGTCGCTGACCGTCGCAGACGGTGCGGCGGTGGTGACGGTTGCCGACGACGGCCCGGGCATCCCCGACTGGCTGCAACCGGAGATCTTCGAGCGGTTCGCCCGCGGGGACTCGTCGCGATCCCGGCGCGGCGGCAGCACCGGCCTCGGGTTGGCGATCGTCGCGGCCGTCGTCAAGGCGCACGCGGGCAGCATCGCGGTGCAGAGCGTTCCAGGCGATACGCGGTTCGAGGTGCGGTTGCCCCAGCAGCCACCGTCAGCCCCAGCCCGATTTCAATCTTCTTGA
- a CDS encoding ABC transporter permease has translation MTDSSTTAKSGVDAHKFASRRVLVWRRFLRNKVAVVSLVLLVLLFVGCYALPPLLPHSYHELDYYALRQPPSLEHWFGTNALGQDLLAQTLRGMQKSMLIGVCVAFISTVIAATVGTISGYFGGWRDRSLMWVVDLMLVVPSFLLITIVVQRTRGDIVWMIVLLAVFSWMISSRIVRGLTMSLRDREFVAAARYMGVSNPRIILRHILPNVASIIIIDTALNVGVAVLAETGLSFLGFGIQPPDVSLGTLIADGTKSATTFPWLFLFPAGVLVLIILCANLVGDGLRDALDPSAQPLRRGRRK, from the coding sequence ATGACCGATTCGTCGACCACCGCCAAGTCCGGCGTGGACGCACACAAGTTCGCGTCGCGGCGCGTCCTGGTGTGGCGCCGGTTTCTGCGCAACAAGGTCGCGGTGGTGTCGCTGGTGTTGCTCGTGCTGCTGTTCGTCGGCTGTTATGCGCTGCCGCCGTTGCTCCCCCACAGCTACCACGAGCTGGACTACTACGCCCTGCGCCAGCCGCCGAGCCTCGAGCACTGGTTCGGCACCAACGCGCTGGGCCAGGATCTGCTGGCGCAGACCCTTCGTGGCATGCAGAAATCCATGCTCATCGGTGTCTGCGTGGCGTTCATCTCGACGGTCATCGCCGCGACGGTCGGCACCATCAGCGGCTACTTCGGCGGCTGGCGCGACCGCAGCCTGATGTGGGTCGTCGACTTGATGCTGGTGGTGCCGAGCTTCCTGCTGATCACGATCGTCGTGCAGCGCACCAGGGGCGACATCGTCTGGATGATCGTGCTGCTGGCCGTGTTCAGCTGGATGATCAGCTCACGCATCGTGCGGGGCTTGACGATGAGCCTGCGCGACCGCGAATTCGTCGCCGCGGCGCGGTATATGGGCGTGAGCAACCCGCGGATCATCCTTCGCCACATCCTGCCGAACGTCGCCTCGATCATCATCATCGACACCGCCTTGAACGTCGGCGTCGCCGTGCTGGCCGAAACCGGTTTGAGTTTCCTGGGATTCGGCATCCAGCCGCCCGACGTGTCGCTGGGCACGCTGATCGCCGACGGCACCAAGTCGGCGACGACCTTCCCGTGGCTGTTCCTGTTCCCCGCGGGTGTGCTGGTGCTGATCATCCTGTGCGCCAACCTGGTCGGCGACGGGCTGCGCGACGCACTCGATCCCAGCGCGCAGCCGCTGCGACGGGGCAGGCGCAAATGA
- a CDS encoding response regulator transcription factor, producing MRRADGKPIHVLVVDDEPVLAELVSMALRYEGWEIATAGDGASAVASARQHPPDVVVLDVMLPDMSGLDVLHKLREQIPGLPLLLLTAKDSVEDRIAGLTAGGDDYVTKPFSLEEVVLRLRALLRRTGVASETGGAKIVVGDLVLDEDSHEVTRGGELISLTATEFELLRFLMRNSRRVLSKAQILDRVWSYDFGGRSNIVELYISYLRKKIDSGREPMIHTLRGAGYVLKPAR from the coding sequence ATGCGCCGCGCCGACGGCAAGCCCATTCACGTCTTGGTGGTCGACGACGAACCCGTGCTGGCCGAACTGGTGTCGATGGCGCTGCGCTACGAGGGCTGGGAAATCGCAACCGCCGGCGACGGCGCGAGTGCGGTCGCTTCCGCCCGCCAGCACCCGCCAGATGTGGTGGTGCTCGACGTGATGCTGCCCGACATGAGCGGGCTGGACGTGCTGCACAAACTGCGCGAACAGATCCCCGGGTTACCCCTGCTGTTGCTGACCGCCAAGGATTCGGTCGAGGACCGCATCGCGGGTCTGACCGCAGGCGGTGACGACTACGTGACCAAGCCGTTCAGCCTCGAAGAGGTGGTGCTGCGGCTGCGGGCCCTGCTGCGCCGCACCGGGGTGGCCAGTGAGACCGGCGGCGCCAAGATCGTCGTCGGCGATCTGGTCCTCGACGAGGACAGCCACGAGGTCACCCGCGGCGGCGAGTTGATCTCGTTGACCGCCACCGAGTTCGAACTGCTGCGGTTTCTCATGCGCAACTCCAGGCGGGTGCTGTCCAAGGCGCAAATCCTCGACCGGGTGTGGAGCTATGACTTCGGTGGCCGGTCCAACATCGTCGAGCTGTACATCTCGTATCTGCGCAAGAAGATCGACAGCGGGCGCGAGCCGATGATCCACACCCTGCGCGGCGCCGGATATGTCCTCAAACCCGCCCGCTGA